The genomic segment ACGCCGGTGGGCACCGTCGTGTTCAAGCTGACCGCGGGCGGCGACGCGGGCAACGTCACCGCGAGCAACCTGATCATCGACGGCGAGGACCTGGTGGGCGACGCCCGCTTCGGCACCGCGCAGATCGGCAGGGACGCCTCGACGCTCGACGAGGTGCCGGGCATCAAGGGCGAGAGGGGCAAGTTCGGACTGCAGGCCGGGGACATCACGGTCTCCGGGGTGAAGTCGCACGCCTGGTCGGCGACCGGCGGCAACTTCCGGCTCAAAGGCATGCGGGTCGACGTCAGCCTGGGCGGCAAGAAGTGCTTCTGACCGGCGGCGGCAGAAGCGGCGTCAGACCGTTCCGCACGGACGGCGGCGGCTGGCTCGACCGGCGGCTGCCGTGGCCCGACCAGCGCCGCGTGATCCGCAGATGGCGGCGCACCCGCCCGTTCTGGGCGGGTCTGCTGCTGATCCTCGGCGGCGCCGAGCTGCTCCTGATCCCGCTCTCCCCGCTGACCGTGCTCGTCAGCCTGGGACTCGGCGGCATCGCGGCCCTCGGCATCGGGATCGCGCTGGTCGTGGCGGGCCTCTTCCTGTGGCTGCTGCCGCACACGCACCACTACGTGAGCGTCAACGCCATGATCCTCTCGGTGCTCTCGTTCGCGGCGACGAACCTCGGCGGGTTCCTCGTCGGCATGCTGCTCGGCATCGCGGGCAGCGCCATGGGATTCGCGTGGACGCCGGTGCCGCGGGACGCCGAGGAGGATCCGGCGCGCCCCAGGGTGCGCGACGGGCAGGGCACCCGGACGCTGGCCGTGCTGCTGCCCGTGGCGATGGCCGCCGGGCTCGTCGCACACGGCGGCAGCAGGGCGGAGGCGGTTCCGGGGGCCGCGGCGGACGCGATCGTGGCGGCGCGCGTGCCGCCGACCGTCACCACGACGCTCTTCGCGCCGCAGGGCTTCCTCCTGGCCGGGGTCCGGGAGATCCCGACCGCGGACGGGCCGCTGAAGGTCATGGTGCTGCGGATGAAGGCCGCCTCGCTCACCGATTACCGGCTGAAGACACGTGATGGCAGCGACGAACTCGCCCTGGGCGCCGACACGCTGGACCTCAGCGGTGAGGTCACCCTCTACCTGACCAAGTTCAAGGGGTGCCTGGAGGGCATCCTCTGCCTGACCTTCACGCCCGACAAGCTGCCGGTGCCGCCCGTGGTGCCGCCCTTCGTCTTCATGACGGACGTGAGCGCCGAGCAGGCGCTGGTCACGTCGGACTCGATCGTGGCGGGCGGGCTGACGTTGAAGGCCACGGCATGATCCAGATTCAGGCGGCGCTGTTCTGGGCGTACGCGATCGGCGCGACGTTCGCCCTCTCCGCCGGGCGGCAGCTGCAGGTGTGGGAGCGGATCAACGCGGGCGAGGGCCCGCGCACCCGCAGCCGCGCCGCCAACCCCTACCTGGCGCTCACCGCGCTCTTCGCGTCCGTCCTCCTGGTGCCGACCGGGCTCTTCCTGCTCTGGCAGAACCCGTCCTGGTCGACCATGCACGTGGCGGACGGCCACGACGGCGTGTGGGCGGGGTTCGTCCTCTTCTACGCGGGCGGCATCCCGGTCGCCGCGATCCTCGGGTTCCTCGTGGCGCAGGGACTCGTGCTGGTCGGGGCCGGCTACTGGGCGTACCTGAACTGCGTCGGAGGGTATTTCCTGCTGTTCGGGACGCTGGTCCACGGGTGGGACGGGAGGGGGTACGAACGGTTCCTCTCGTCCGGTGCCGGGGACTTCGCCGACTGGCGCCGGGACAGCGTCGTCAACCACGTCCTGGACTTCGCGACGTCCGGGACGTTCCTCGCGCTGCTGCTCTTCGGGGCCGCCGTGATCGGCGTCATGCTGATGACGGAGATCGGCTGGCTCATGGAGGGCTGGTCGCTGCCCGGCGCGGACGAGGACCGCAGGGTGCCGCGGCTGCTCGCCGTCGCCATCGCGGCGGCGGGGGTGTACGGCCTGCCGTTCGTGGGCGCGGTCTTCGCGAGCGTCCTGGTGCGCCTGGTCGGCGGGTGGCTCGGGCTGCCGCTGTTCGCGGTCGTGGCGGGCGTCGTGCTGCTGCACGGGCGCTCGCCGGTGCGGTGGCTGTACGGCCTGGTGGGGGTGCCGAGGCGGCACTGGCGGGCCGGCCTCGACGAGACCGGCCGCGATCAGGAGACGGGCGTCACAACAGACCGGTCTGCGTGACGAGCATCGCGAGGACGACGACGAGGGTCCAGCCGGCGAAGTGCTCCAGCAGGTTCGGCCCGTCGTCCTTGGGGCCGCCGGTGCGGGCCTTCGCGCGGACGGCGGTGGCAGAGGTCGCGGTCATGTCTTTCTCACTGACGTTCGTCTGGCAGGGATCCCCCACGAGGTCCCGGTGACGGCTCCACCCCACGGGACCCCTCTACCTTGCCAGCAGGAGGCGCTCTTGCGGGCGAGACCTTGGTCACCCCACAACTACGGCGTCACGTTGCGCGTCTAAGTACCGACGGCGGGGTGTGACCCCGTCCGTCCGCCCGTGCACCGTACGACCGAGAGGTTTCCGATGAGCACGAACCGGACGATGCCCCGCCGCAGGGCGCGGCTCGCCCTCGCCGCCGCGATCACCGCGACGGCCGCCCTCACCGCCCCGGTCTCGCAGGCCGCCCCGGCCCCCGCGGAGAAGCCGTCACCGGGTGCGCCCGGACTCGGCGACCCGATGTTCCCGCTGGACGGGAACGGCGGATACCAGGTGGAGCGCTACTACCTGGACTTCGACTGGCAGGCGCCGAAGACCCCCTTCGAGGCGACGACGACGATCAAGGCCCGGTCCACGCAGGCGCTCTCGCGCTTCAACCTGGACTTCGGCGGCAACACCCTGCACAAGGTCACCGTCAACGGCTCCGCCGCGGGCACGTCGCGCGAAGGGGACGAGCTGGCGGTCACCCCCAAGTCGCCGATCACGAAGGGCAGTTCCTTCACCGTCAAGGTCGCCTACACCGCCGACCCGAACCAGACCCGGCACCGCGACGACGCGATCGAGGACTACGGCTGGATACCCACGCC from the Streptomyces venezuelae genome contains:
- a CDS encoding SCO1431 family membrane protein; translation: MTATSATAVRAKARTGGPKDDGPNLLEHFAGWTLVVVLAMLVTQTGLL
- a CDS encoding DUF6230 family protein, coding for MALPAVLAVGVMASVMAEGALAASFAVSGTSFQVSSGKLTSQGLSSYVQTDRDIDGKGHPVALLGIGDATLSDICQAAEVKTPVGTVVFKLTAGGDAGNVTASNLIIDGEDLVGDARFGTAQIGRDASTLDEVPGIKGERGKFGLQAGDITVSGVKSHAWSATGGNFRLKGMRVDVSLGGKKCF
- a CDS encoding DUF6114 domain-containing protein, which gives rise to MLLTGGGRSGVRPFRTDGGGWLDRRLPWPDQRRVIRRWRRTRPFWAGLLLILGGAELLLIPLSPLTVLVSLGLGGIAALGIGIALVVAGLFLWLLPHTHHYVSVNAMILSVLSFAATNLGGFLVGMLLGIAGSAMGFAWTPVPRDAEEDPARPRVRDGQGTRTLAVLLPVAMAAGLVAHGGSRAEAVPGAAADAIVAARVPPTVTTTLFAPQGFLLAGVREIPTADGPLKVMVLRMKAASLTDYRLKTRDGSDELALGADTLDLSGEVTLYLTKFKGCLEGILCLTFTPDKLPVPPVVPPFVFMTDVSAEQALVTSDSIVAGGLTLKATA